From a region of the Pirellulales bacterium genome:
- a CDS encoding 2-oxoglutarate dehydrogenase E1 component translates to MDATPTLPDSLSLAFVEGLYDDYLRDPQSVDAQWRAYFDALGRPSNGRAGHRWKSRPTFRPASLFNPRPGGDGAAAMPVAQVANLQDRVDQLIRAYRVRGHRAAQINPLNLPRPHQPELDLEFYHFTDADLARQFSIDTIPGGDTLSLADIVEHLRNTYCRSIGVQFMHIDDLSVRHWLQDRMEASENRSQLTRQEQLRILTRLTNAHLFEEFIQKKYVGAKSFSLEGAESLIPLLDLAIEEAGEQGVDEIVLAMAHRGRLNVLANIMGKSPQLIFREFEDREPELHLGRGDVKYHLGYSTDWQTDTGHQVHLSLCFNPSHLEFVNPVAVGRMRAKQDRVDDAERRHGMVLLIHGDAAFAGEGVVQETLMLSQLPGYAVGGTIHVVVNNQIGFTATPAELHSSVYATDVAKMLQIPIFHVNGENPEAAAQVVRLALDFRREFQRDVVIDMYCYRRRGHNEGDEPSFTQPMLYQAIDDRMSVHEAYLEQLLMLGGVTCEEAEKIVAMRREQLEQELSAARRDDFKGQGEMLSGVWAGYLGGAEPPPIATGVERPRLAGLLETLSRVPADFHPHPKLKRFMEARLEMAQGGKPLDWSTAEALALASLATEGMRIRMSGQDTARGTFSQRHAVLHDYETGDTYMPLAHISPDQAPVEIYNSPLSETGVLGFEYGYSLDCPAGLVLWEAQFGDFCNAAQVIIDQFLTSAEEKWRRLSGLVLLLPHGFEGMGPEHSHARLERFLTAGADDNIQVVNLTTPAQYFHCLRRQVLRRWRKPLIMMTPKSLLRHPQCVSPLDHCAEGGFQRVIAEKPPEGQHVDRILLCSGKIYYDLLAERERLGRGDVAIVRIEQLYPLPLDDLRAALAVYADGTPVLWVQEEPENMGAWRFLRVQLGERLFERFPFSGVTRPAAASPATGSHSSHKLEQQILLAKTFGGN, encoded by the coding sequence ATGGACGCAACACCAACCCTGCCCGATAGTTTGAGCCTGGCCTTCGTCGAGGGACTCTACGACGATTACCTGCGCGACCCGCAATCGGTCGATGCCCAGTGGCGGGCCTATTTCGACGCCCTGGGCCGGCCCTCGAACGGCCGCGCCGGACATCGCTGGAAGTCGCGGCCGACGTTTCGCCCGGCCAGCCTGTTCAACCCGCGCCCCGGCGGCGACGGCGCGGCGGCCATGCCGGTCGCCCAGGTCGCCAATCTGCAAGATCGCGTCGACCAGTTGATCCGGGCCTACCGCGTGCGCGGGCATCGGGCCGCCCAGATCAACCCGCTCAACCTGCCGCGGCCCCATCAGCCCGAACTCGATCTCGAATTCTATCATTTCACCGACGCCGACCTGGCGCGCCAGTTTTCGATCGACACCATTCCGGGCGGCGATACGCTGAGCCTGGCCGACATCGTCGAGCACCTCCGCAACACCTATTGCCGCTCGATCGGCGTGCAGTTCATGCACATCGACGATTTGAGCGTCCGCCATTGGCTGCAAGACCGCATGGAGGCCAGCGAGAACCGCTCGCAGCTCACGCGCCAGGAGCAGTTGCGCATTCTCACGCGGCTGACCAACGCCCACCTCTTCGAGGAGTTCATCCAAAAGAAATACGTCGGGGCAAAAAGTTTTTCGCTGGAAGGGGCCGAGAGCCTGATTCCGCTTTTGGATCTGGCGATCGAAGAGGCCGGCGAACAGGGCGTCGACGAGATTGTGCTGGCCATGGCCCACCGCGGGCGGCTGAACGTGCTGGCCAACATCATGGGCAAGTCGCCGCAACTCATCTTCCGCGAGTTCGAAGATCGCGAGCCGGAGCTGCATCTTGGCCGCGGCGACGTGAAATATCACCTCGGCTACAGCACCGATTGGCAGACCGACACCGGCCACCAGGTCCATCTCTCGCTGTGCTTCAACCCCAGCCACTTGGAATTCGTCAACCCGGTGGCCGTCGGCCGCATGCGGGCCAAGCAAGACCGCGTCGACGATGCCGAACGGCGGCACGGCATGGTGCTGTTGATTCACGGCGATGCGGCGTTCGCGGGCGAAGGCGTGGTGCAAGAGACGCTCATGCTCAGCCAGTTGCCCGGCTATGCGGTGGGCGGCACGATCCACGTGGTGGTCAACAACCAGATCGGCTTCACGGCCACGCCCGCCGAGCTGCACTCCAGCGTCTACGCCACCGACGTGGCGAAGATGCTGCAAATCCCCATCTTCCACGTCAACGGCGAGAACCCCGAAGCCGCGGCCCAGGTGGTGCGGCTGGCGCTCGACTTCCGCCGCGAGTTTCAGCGCGACGTGGTGATTGACATGTACTGTTATCGCCGCCGCGGGCACAACGAGGGCGACGAGCCGTCGTTCACGCAGCCGATGCTTTACCAAGCGATCGACGACCGCATGAGCGTTCACGAGGCGTATCTCGAGCAGCTCCTGATGCTGGGCGGCGTCACCTGTGAGGAAGCCGAGAAGATCGTGGCCATGCGCCGCGAGCAGCTCGAACAAGAACTGTCGGCCGCGCGGCGTGACGATTTCAAGGGGCAGGGGGAAATGCTCTCCGGCGTGTGGGCGGGTTACCTCGGCGGAGCGGAGCCGCCGCCGATCGCCACCGGCGTCGAACGTCCGCGGTTGGCGGGCCTGCTCGAAACACTTTCGCGGGTGCCGGCCGACTTTCATCCGCACCCCAAGCTGAAACGCTTCATGGAAGCCCGGCTGGAGATGGCACAGGGCGGCAAGCCGCTCGATTGGTCGACGGCCGAGGCCTTGGCGCTGGCCAGCCTGGCGACGGAAGGGATGCGTATTCGCATGAGCGGCCAGGACACGGCCCGCGGCACCTTCAGCCAGCGGCACGCCGTGCTGCACGATTATGAAACCGGCGACACCTATATGCCGCTGGCCCATATCTCGCCCGATCAGGCGCCGGTCGAGATCTACAACAGTCCGCTGTCGGAGACGGGCGTATTGGGTTTTGAGTACGGCTACAGTCTCGATTGTCCGGCGGGACTGGTGCTGTGGGAGGCCCAGTTCGGCGATTTCTGCAACGCGGCCCAGGTGATCATCGACCAGTTCCTCACCAGTGCCGAGGAAAAGTGGCGGCGGCTGAGCGGACTGGTGCTATTGTTGCCGCACGGCTTCGAAGGCATGGGGCCGGAGCACTCGCACGCCCGGCTGGAACGGTTTTTGACGGCGGGCGCCGACGACAACATTCAGGTGGTCAACCTGACGACGCCGGCCCAGTATTTTCACTGCTTGCGGAGGCAGGTGTTGCGGCGCTGGCGCAAGCCGCTGATCATGATGACGCCCAAGAGCCTGTTGCGTCATCCGCAGTGCGTCTCCCCGCTCGACCACTGCGCGGAGGGCGGGTTCCAACGTGTGATTGCCGAGAAGCCGCCGGAGGGGCAACACGTGGACCGCATCTTGCTCTGTTCGGGCAAGATCTATTACGACCTGCTGGCCGAGCGCGAGCGGTTGGGGCGCGGCGACGTGGCCATCGTGCGGATCGAGCAGCTTTATCCGCTGCCGCTCGACGACCTACGGGCGGCCTTGGCGGTCTATGCTGACGGCACGCCGGTCTTGTGGGTGCAAGAAGAGCCCGAGAACATGGGAGCGTGGCGGTTCTTGCGGGTGCAGTTGGGCGAGCGGCTATTTGAGCGGTTTCCGTTTTCCGGCGTCACGCGTCCCGCGGCGGCGAGTCCCGCCACCGGCTCGCACAGCAGCCACAAGCTGGAGCAGCAGATTTTGCTGGCCAAGACGTTCGGAGGGAACTAA
- a CDS encoding addiction module protein, which yields MSASMKELGIDRLSVAERILLVEEIWDSIAASPEAFTLTESHRQDLDRRLEQYRDNPKAGAPWEEVKARLQRKTD from the coding sequence ATGTCTGCATCGATGAAGGAGCTGGGGATTGATCGGCTCAGTGTGGCGGAGCGTATCTTGTTGGTTGAAGAGATTTGGGACAGCATCGCGGCCAGCCCCGAAGCCTTCACACTGACCGAGTCACACCGGCAGGATCTGGACCGTCGCTTGGAACAATACCGCGACAACCCCAAGGCAGGCGCTCCCTGGGAGGAAGTCAAGGCGCGATTGCAGAGGAAGACCGATTGA
- a CDS encoding type II toxin-antitoxin system RelE/ParE family toxin, translated as MVRREARWTRRPFLMSVEAVFDRICRHPELHAIVYRDLRMALVRRFPYAVVYRVDDDQITVIAVYHTRRDERGWQLRA; from the coding sequence ATGGTACGACGAGAAGCGCGCTGGACTCGGCGACCGTTCCTTATGTCGGTTGAAGCTGTTTTTGATCGCATTTGCCGCCACCCGGAGCTGCACGCGATCGTATATCGCGACTTGCGGATGGCGTTGGTTCGCCGGTTTCCCTACGCGGTGGTGTACCGCGTGGACGACGATCAAATCACCGTGATCGCAGTTTATCACACTCGGCGAGATGAGCGCGGTTGGCAGTTGCGAGCATAA
- the odhB gene encoding 2-oxoglutarate dehydrogenase complex dihydrolipoyllysine-residue succinyltransferase: protein MSIELKVPIVGESIREVQIGDWLKAEGEFVEKDQPVVELESDKATVELPAPESGKISKVLKRKGETASVGEVIGQLEQAAAPTGEKPPAPKPDEQAKPKAAKPAANQPAAKTESAKPPQPAPKEHEKSERWVVPAARRALAEHGLTAEQVEASGRGGRLLKEDVDRYLEHARQPAPQRSAVADALHTSVLVSAGGGEDEVVPMSPLRRRVAERLVEAQQTAALLTTFNEVDMSAVMALRQKYRDPFQEKYGVKLGFMSFFMKAVIEALKRFPQVNAEIRGTDIVYHNYYDIGIAVGGGKGLVVPVLRGADRMSFAETEKAIADFGQRARDNKIKIEELYGGTFTISNGGVYGSLLSTPIVNPPQSGILGLHAIQDRPVARDGQVVVRPMMYLALTYDHRLVDGREAVLFLRHVKELIEEPSRILLEI, encoded by the coding sequence ATGAGCATCGAACTGAAAGTCCCCATCGTTGGTGAATCGATCCGCGAAGTGCAGATCGGCGATTGGCTGAAAGCCGAAGGCGAGTTCGTCGAGAAAGACCAGCCGGTCGTCGAGCTTGAGTCCGACAAGGCCACCGTCGAGCTGCCCGCTCCGGAATCGGGCAAGATCAGCAAAGTGCTCAAACGAAAAGGCGAGACGGCAAGCGTCGGTGAGGTCATCGGACAGCTTGAGCAAGCGGCCGCGCCGACGGGCGAGAAGCCGCCGGCGCCAAAACCTGATGAGCAGGCAAAGCCAAAGGCGGCAAAACCGGCGGCGAACCAACCGGCCGCCAAAACGGAGAGCGCCAAACCGCCGCAGCCGGCGCCGAAAGAACACGAGAAATCCGAGCGGTGGGTCGTGCCCGCCGCGCGACGCGCTTTGGCCGAACACGGCCTGACCGCCGAACAAGTCGAAGCATCCGGCCGCGGAGGCCGCTTGCTGAAGGAAGACGTCGACCGCTACTTGGAGCACGCCAGGCAGCCTGCGCCGCAGCGCTCCGCGGTGGCCGACGCCCTGCACACGAGCGTGCTTGTGTCGGCGGGCGGCGGCGAAGACGAAGTCGTGCCCATGAGCCCCTTGCGGCGGCGCGTGGCCGAGCGGCTGGTCGAGGCGCAGCAGACCGCCGCCCTGCTGACGACGTTCAACGAAGTCGACATGTCGGCCGTGATGGCCTTGCGGCAAAAGTATCGCGACCCGTTCCAGGAAAAGTACGGCGTCAAGCTGGGCTTCATGTCGTTCTTCATGAAGGCGGTCATCGAGGCGCTCAAGCGGTTTCCGCAGGTCAACGCCGAGATTCGCGGCACCGATATCGTGTATCACAACTACTACGACATCGGCATCGCCGTGGGCGGCGGCAAAGGGCTGGTCGTTCCGGTGCTGCGCGGGGCCGACCGCATGAGCTTCGCCGAGACCGAAAAGGCGATCGCCGATTTCGGCCAGCGTGCCCGCGACAACAAGATCAAAATCGAGGAGCTCTACGGGGGCACGTTCACGATATCCAACGGCGGCGTGTATGGTTCGCTGCTGTCGACGCCGATCGTGAACCCGCCGCAGAGCGGCATCTTGGGCCTGCACGCCATTCAAGACCGGCCGGTGGCCCGCGACGGGCAAGTCGTGGTGCGGCCCATGATGTATCTGGCCCTGACCTACGATCATCGGCTCGTCGATGGCCGCGAGGCCGTGCTCTTTCTGCGGCACGTGAAAGAACTGATTGAAGAACCGTCGCGGATTTTGTTGGAAATCTGA